Genomic segment of Actinomycetota bacterium:
GTACTTCTGCCGGCTGGATCCCAGTCCCATTCCGGTAAGCCCGCCGGACCCGAGTGCAACCATCCCCTGGACCGACTGCCACCCGGTGTTGAGGCTGTCGGTGGAGGCGTTGGCGAAGCCGAACAGGCGGGCCCTGCGGTACGGCTCCGCGAGCATGATCGGGATCCCGACGACGACCCCCGCCGCGGTGACGCTGCCGAGGAACCGCAGCGGAGCACCTGCCAGGAAAGCCAGAAGCATCGCGGAGCAGGCGGTGATGACCGCCGTCCCGAAGTCGGGCTGCATCAGCACGAGCAGGCACGTCACGCCGGCGGACGCGAAGAAGGGCAGGGCGACGTGGCGCCAGTCGTCGAGCATGGACAGCTTCCGCGACAGCACGTCGGCGCCGAACAAGATGAGAACCAGCTTGGCCGCCTCGGACGGCTGGAACGCTATGGGGCCAAGGGGAAGCCACCTCGTGGCGCCTCCGGCCTTCATTCCCACGCCCGGGATCAGCGTCATCACCAGCAGCACCCACACGGCGGGCATCGCCAGATACCCGATGCCCCGCAGCCTCCTGTAGTCGATGCGCGACATGCACACCAGCGCGACGAAGCCGAGCCCCGCCCAGAGAAACTGCCGGCCGAAAAGCGTGAAAGCCGAACCCGTGGAGGCGGCCGAGCGGACGCTGGATGCTGAAAGCGTCATCACGAGCCCGATGATGGTCAGCGCGCTCGCGCAGACCATGACCGTCAGGTCCAGGCGCTCGGTGGATGTCTGTGCCGGCGACGACTCCGCGAGCCGGGGGGCCGTCCTCAACTGGATGCTCCTTGCGTCCGGCGATCAACCAGGGCTTGCGCCGCCTCCTGGAACGCCTCTCCGCGCTCGGCGTAGTTGGCGTACTGGTCGTGCGAGGAGCAGCCGGGCGACAGCAGGACCACGTCGCCGGCCTGGGCAAGGGATGCCGCCTTCTCCACCGCTTCCGAGATCGTGCCCGCCCGTGACACCGGGACCCCCTTGGCGCTGAAGACCTTCTCAAGCTCGGCGGCCGCCTCACCCATCGCGACGACCGCTTTGGTCCGGCCTGACTCCTGCCCAATCTCGCTGAGGTCCAGGCCTTTGCTGCGGCCGCCCGCGATGAGCACGACACTGCTGAAGTTGCGTAGCGCGGCCACGGTCGCGTGAGGGTTCGTCGCCTTGGAGTCGTCGATAAAGCGGACCCCCTCGAGCTCGGCGACGGGCTCGATGCGGTGCTCGTCGGGCTCGAACTGCGCAAGAGACCGCTCGATGGCTTCCGGTGAGGTCGACATGGCCAGCGCGGCGGCGGTCGCCGCCAGTCCGTCCTCTACGAAAGGCTTGCCGAAGCGGGCCAGGTTGTCTGTCCGCCCCAGCCGACGCGTGAGGCTGGACCCCACGCGGGCGGCCACCTCGTCGTGGTCGACCCAGACGCCGTCACCGGTCCGGATTACCTCAGACGAGAACGGGATCAGATGGGGGCCCGGCGACGGAACGAGCTGGCTGAGCTCCGGCTGGTAGGCCGGGTACACGTACCAGTCGCCTCGGGTCTGACGCGAGGCGATGCGCGCTTTGGCGCTGCGGTAGCTCTCAATGGAACCGTGCCAGTCGATGTGGTCGGGCGCGAAGTTGGTGATGACCGCGACCGTTGGATGAAAGGCGTAGCAGAACGTCAGCTGGAAGCTCGACACCTCGACCACGAACACCTTGGCCGAAGGCGAGTCCATCGCGGCTGTTATGAAGGGGTGTCCGATGTTGCCGCACACCACGGCCTCCACTCCATCGTCGGCGAGCATGCGCCCGATCAGGCGCGACGTCGTCGTCTTGCCGTTGGTGCCGGTCACGGCCACGATCGGCGAGGACACGAACCGGTAAGCGAGCTCGATCTCCGACAGGACGGGCACGCCATCTGAAATGGCTTTGCCGAGGATGCGTGACCGCGGGCTGATTCCGGGGGAGGGCACGATCATGTCCGCCGAAGCCAGCCA
This window contains:
- the murD gene encoding UDP-N-acetylmuramoyl-L-alanine--D-glutamate ligase, translated to MSGPRIVSDGFLSREELRDRRVLVLGLGMSGLAVTRALASAGAEVFASDSRSEVAGDPQVIALRESGIRVETGTHRQAEKWLASADMIVPSPGISPRSRILGKAISDGVPVLSEIELAYRFVSSPIVAVTGTNGKTTTSRLIGRMLADDGVEAVVCGNIGHPFITAAMDSPSAKVFVVEVSSFQLTFCYAFHPTVAVITNFAPDHIDWHGSIESYRSAKARIASRQTRGDWYVYPAYQPELSQLVPSPGPHLIPFSSEVIRTGDGVWVDHDEVAARVGSSLTRRLGRTDNLARFGKPFVEDGLAATAAALAMSTSPEAIERSLAQFEPDEHRIEPVAELEGVRFIDDSKATNPHATVAALRNFSSVVLIAGGRSKGLDLSEIGQESGRTKAVVAMGEAAAELEKVFSAKGVPVSRAGTISEAVEKAASLAQAGDVVLLSPGCSSHDQYANYAERGEAFQEAAQALVDRRTQGASS
- the ftsW gene encoding putative lipid II flippase FtsW; amino-acid sequence: MRTAPRLAESSPAQTSTERLDLTVMVCASALTIIGLVMTLSASSVRSAASTGSAFTLFGRQFLWAGLGFVALVCMSRIDYRRLRGIGYLAMPAVWVLLVMTLIPGVGMKAGGATRWLPLGPIAFQPSEAAKLVLILFGADVLSRKLSMLDDWRHVALPFFASAGVTCLLVLMQPDFGTAVITACSAMLLAFLAGAPLRFLGSVTAAGVVVGIPIMLAEPYRRARLFGFANASTDSLNTGWQSVQGMVALGSGGLTGMGLGSSRQKYGYLPNGHTDFIFAIIGEETGLAGTLTVLFLFGLLAVTAIKVARRSVDAFGFLLSSAVIGWISIQVLVNIGAVTGVLPITGVPLPLVSFGGSSLVFSLAGLGIVASVARHGTAGGPRPPR